From a single Pirellulaceae bacterium genomic region:
- the leuC gene encoding 3-isopropylmalate dehydratase large subunit: MTSSSGSPRTLFQKIWDEHVVYSQPGQQTILYIDLHLVHEVTSPQAFEGLRLAGRKVRRPQRTIATPDHNVPTSNRGLPIADPISRQQVDTLRNNCAQFGIKLYDLHDANQGIVHIIGPELGYTQPGMTIVCGDSHTATHGAFGALAFGIGTSEVEHVLATQTLLQSLPKTYELRIEGQLAAGVTAKDLILYLIGQISTAGGTGYVLEYTGPVIRALTMEERMTVCNMSIEAGARAGMIAPDETTYRYLQGRPYVPQDFEAAVARWRQLASDPGAVYDKLRVFQGADIEPQVTWGTNPGQVCSISAKVPSPSDFSDETEQKTTAASLEYMALSAGTPISDVKINRVFIGSCTNARIEDLRAAARVVKGYRVNSAVQAMVVPGSGLVKRQAEQEGLDRVFREAGFDWREAGCSMCLAMNPDRLEPGERCASTSNRNFEGRQGKGGRTHLVSPAMAAAAAIQGRFSDIRQWDYKA, from the coding sequence ATGACTAGTTCTAGCGGCTCTCCCCGTACCCTGTTCCAGAAGATTTGGGACGAGCACGTGGTTTATAGCCAACCCGGTCAACAGACCATTTTGTACATCGACCTGCATTTGGTACACGAAGTTACCAGTCCACAGGCATTTGAGGGCTTGCGTCTGGCCGGTCGAAAGGTCCGTCGCCCGCAGCGTACGATTGCAACGCCGGATCACAACGTGCCGACCTCCAATCGTGGCCTGCCAATTGCCGATCCAATCTCGCGCCAGCAGGTTGATACTCTGCGAAACAACTGCGCCCAGTTCGGCATCAAACTGTATGACCTGCACGACGCTAATCAGGGCATCGTGCATATCATCGGGCCAGAGCTAGGCTATACCCAACCCGGCATGACCATCGTCTGTGGTGACAGTCACACGGCAACGCACGGTGCTTTTGGTGCTTTGGCGTTTGGCATTGGAACTAGCGAGGTCGAGCATGTGTTGGCCACGCAGACACTGCTACAATCGTTACCGAAGACTTACGAACTGCGCATCGAAGGGCAGTTGGCTGCAGGCGTCACCGCCAAGGACTTGATCCTGTACCTGATCGGACAGATTTCCACAGCTGGTGGTACCGGTTATGTGTTGGAATACACCGGTCCCGTGATTCGCGCGCTGACGATGGAAGAACGAATGACGGTGTGCAACATGTCCATCGAGGCGGGCGCTCGGGCGGGGATGATTGCACCGGATGAGACAACCTATCGTTATCTCCAAGGACGCCCCTACGTACCCCAGGATTTTGAGGCGGCCGTTGCACGTTGGCGCCAGTTAGCCAGCGATCCCGGAGCAGTCTACGACAAGCTGCGGGTGTTTCAAGGTGCGGATATTGAGCCGCAAGTTACTTGGGGCACCAACCCTGGCCAGGTCTGTTCGATCTCCGCCAAGGTGCCCAGTCCCTCAGATTTCTCGGACGAAACCGAGCAGAAGACCACCGCAGCTTCACTGGAATACATGGCCCTGTCAGCCGGCACTCCCATTAGCGACGTGAAAATCAATCGCGTCTTCATCGGGTCGTGTACCAATGCGCGCATCGAAGACTTGCGAGCCGCAGCCCGTGTCGTCAAAGGCTATCGCGTGAACTCTGCTGTTCAGGCAATGGTCGTGCCGGGCAGTGGACTGGTTAAGCGCCAGGCGGAGCAGGAAGGTTTGGACCGTGTCTTCCGTGAGGCAGGCTTTGATTGGCGCGAGGCGGGTTGCAGTATGTGCCTGGCAATGAATCCCGATCGGCTCGAGCCCGGAGAGCGCTGTGCGTCCACCAGCAATCGCAATTTTGAGGGTCGGCAAGGTAAAGGCGGTCGTACGCATTTGGTGTCGCCAGCCATGGCAGCGGCAGCAGCCATTCAAGGTCGCTTCAGTGACATTCGACAGTGGGACTATAAGGCATAA
- the leuD gene encoding 3-isopropylmalate dehydratase small subunit: MRAFTTHQGTVACLDRANVDTDQIIPKQFLKRIERTGFGRYLFFDWRFHDDGSDNPAFELNQPAAKGATILLARRNFGSGSSREHAVWALDDYGFRVVLAPSFADIFYNNCFKNGLLPIALSESHIDQLFERAAKHSPYRLLVDLTAGKVTDDYGLEYTFEIDHFRRHCLIHGLDDIALTLENEDKITQYERTHGLAT, translated from the coding sequence ATGCGCGCGTTTACAACTCACCAAGGTACTGTGGCCTGCTTAGATCGGGCCAACGTTGATACCGATCAGATCATCCCCAAGCAATTCTTAAAGCGAATTGAGCGGACGGGATTTGGCCGCTATCTGTTTTTCGATTGGCGTTTTCACGACGACGGGTCAGACAATCCAGCCTTTGAACTGAATCAGCCGGCGGCTAAAGGGGCGACGATCCTGTTGGCCCGCCGCAATTTTGGCAGCGGCTCCAGCCGTGAACATGCCGTTTGGGCCCTGGATGATTACGGGTTTCGCGTCGTGCTGGCTCCATCGTTCGCAGATATTTTCTACAACAACTGCTTCAAGAACGGATTACTGCCGATTGCGCTCAGTGAAAGCCACATCGACCAGTTGTTTGAACGAGCTGCCAAGCATTCGCCCTATCGACTGCTAGTGGATCTGACAGCGGGCAAGGTCACTGACGACTATGGTTTGGAATATACGTTTGAAATTGACCATTTTCGGCGACATTGTTTGATCCATGGGTTGGACGACATCGCGCTGACTTTGGAAAACGAAGATAAGATTACGCAATACGAACGGACTCATGGTTTGGCGACCTAG
- the lpdA gene encoding dihydrolipoyl dehydrogenase, whose translation MASATQQHDLLVIGGGPGGYVAAIRAAQLGMNAACVDDNPVFGGTCLRVGCIPSKALLESSHRYHSARHDMASHGVKIGDVQLDLAAMLARKDKIVSQLTSGIAMLLKRNRVQGYTGRATLVSADTAEIQTAAGPVRIQAKRIVLATGSRPAGMRSVEVDHRRIGDSTLALSFTEVPRHLVVIGGGYIGLELGSVWQRLGSQVTVLEAMERILPGLDHEIGQLAHRIFERQGLKIHTGSWVESARATADGCVVQCRDQPPIPCDRVLLSTGRLPCSDNLGLDRVGIETDRRGFVPVDENYQTAVPGIYAIGDLIGGAMLAHKASEEGIVCVERIVGMKSHVNYDAIPAVVYTHPEIASVGKTEEQLQQSGIAYKKGVCPYGASGRALALGDAQGRVKILADATTDRILGVHIIGAQAGDLIAEAVAAIEFGASSEDLARTCHAHPTLSELLHEAALAVDQRAIHTA comes from the coding sequence ATGGCCAGCGCTACGCAGCAACACGACCTATTGGTCATTGGCGGTGGACCCGGCGGCTATGTGGCTGCAATTCGAGCGGCTCAGTTGGGAATGAATGCGGCCTGCGTGGACGACAATCCCGTTTTCGGCGGAACCTGTCTGCGAGTTGGCTGCATTCCCAGTAAAGCCCTGTTAGAGTCCAGTCACCGTTATCACTCGGCGCGACATGACATGGCGAGTCATGGCGTCAAAATCGGCGATGTCCAATTGGACTTAGCGGCTATGTTGGCTCGCAAAGACAAGATCGTCTCGCAGTTGACATCTGGTATCGCCATGCTGCTCAAGCGCAACCGCGTCCAGGGTTACACTGGTCGCGCGACGCTGGTTTCTGCGGACACGGCCGAAATCCAAACGGCTGCCGGGCCGGTGCGAATCCAGGCCAAAAGAATTGTCCTGGCAACTGGCAGCCGACCGGCAGGCATGCGCAGTGTTGAAGTAGATCATCGCCGAATTGGCGATAGCACCCTGGCACTCAGCTTCACAGAGGTACCGCGTCACCTGGTTGTCATCGGTGGCGGCTACATCGGATTGGAACTGGGCAGTGTTTGGCAGCGGCTGGGAAGCCAGGTGACCGTGTTGGAGGCCATGGAACGCATACTGCCCGGTCTGGATCACGAAATTGGTCAATTGGCCCATCGAATCTTTGAGCGACAAGGCTTGAAGATTCACACTGGAAGCTGGGTGGAAAGCGCTCGGGCAACCGCCGATGGTTGTGTCGTCCAATGTCGGGATCAACCACCAATCCCATGCGATCGTGTGTTGTTGTCCACTGGACGCTTGCCCTGCTCAGATAATCTGGGGTTGGATCGAGTGGGTATTGAAACTGACCGCCGCGGTTTTGTGCCCGTCGATGAGAATTACCAAACCGCAGTTCCAGGAATATATGCAATCGGCGACTTGATAGGCGGTGCGATGCTGGCCCACAAGGCCAGTGAAGAAGGCATTGTGTGCGTCGAGCGGATTGTGGGCATGAAAAGCCATGTCAACTATGATGCTATTCCCGCCGTCGTGTACACGCACCCAGAAATTGCTTCAGTGGGTAAAACCGAAGAGCAACTGCAACAGTCGGGCATCGCCTACAAGAAAGGCGTCTGCCCCTATGGCGCTAGTGGTCGCGCGCTGGCACTAGGTGATGCGCAGGGGCGAGTTAAGATACTGGCCGACGCCACTACCGATCGCATTCTGGGAGTTCACATTATTGGCGCCCAGGCTGGGGATTTGATTGCCGAAGCGGTGGCAGCTATCGAATTTGGGGCTAGCAGCGAGGATCTGGCTCGGACCTGTCACGCACATCCAACGCTTTCTGAACTCTTGCACGAAGCAGCCTTGGCTGTCGATCAACGGGCAATTCATACTGCCTAA
- a CDS encoding glutamate synthase subunit beta, producing the protein MGKPTGFKEFDRKKVPWRLPVVRLGDYGEIYTEPDESQLRQQGARCMDCGVPFCQSETGCPIDNLIPEWNDMVYQGRWQDAIQRLHKTNNFPEFTGRVCPAPCEGACVLGITNPPVTIKNIENAIIDRAFAEGWVTPTIPQSRTGKRVAIVGSGPAGLAAADQLNQVGHTVTVYERADRIGGLLMYGIPNMKLEKQVVERRLDLMRQAGVTFVTGADVGRTVSIQQLQQDSDALLLATGATKPRDLPIPGRDLRGVHFAMDFLTAHTKSLLDSGLKNGKKISAAGKKVVVIGGGDTGTDCIATSLRHGCTALVNFELLDRPPDDRAGDNPWPQWPRIFRVDYGHEESEAKFGRDPREYCVLSKEFLDDGQGNVKGIRAVRVQWTKDANGRMQMSEVPGSEQVFEADLVLLAMGFLGPEQYVAEALGIQVDSRSNYAAEHGRFATNVPGVYAAGDCRRGQSLVVWAINEGRGAARAIDIYLRGSSQLPAPGITQGSAAAVAWQ; encoded by the coding sequence ATGGGAAAACCAACCGGCTTCAAGGAATTCGATCGCAAGAAAGTACCCTGGCGGTTGCCGGTTGTGCGATTGGGCGACTACGGCGAGATTTACACCGAACCCGATGAGTCGCAATTGCGACAGCAGGGCGCACGGTGCATGGATTGCGGGGTTCCGTTTTGCCAATCAGAAACCGGGTGCCCTATCGATAATTTGATTCCCGAGTGGAACGACATGGTCTACCAGGGGCGTTGGCAGGATGCGATCCAGCGATTGCACAAGACCAACAACTTTCCGGAGTTCACCGGGCGAGTTTGCCCGGCGCCCTGTGAAGGAGCCTGCGTGTTGGGCATTACCAATCCGCCAGTAACCATCAAGAACATTGAAAACGCGATTATCGACCGGGCGTTTGCGGAAGGCTGGGTAACGCCAACGATTCCTCAGTCACGGACTGGTAAGCGAGTTGCTATTGTCGGTAGCGGACCGGCAGGACTGGCCGCAGCCGACCAACTGAATCAAGTCGGCCATACCGTCACCGTCTACGAGCGAGCCGATCGGATCGGCGGTTTGTTGATGTATGGCATTCCCAATATGAAGCTGGAAAAGCAGGTCGTCGAGCGTCGTTTGGACCTGATGCGCCAAGCTGGCGTCACGTTTGTCACCGGTGCCGATGTTGGCAGAACCGTGTCCATACAGCAGCTTCAGCAAGATAGCGACGCCTTATTACTGGCTACGGGAGCTACCAAACCACGCGATCTTCCGATTCCCGGACGAGATCTGCGCGGTGTACATTTTGCCATGGATTTTCTGACGGCGCATACCAAGAGCCTGTTGGATAGTGGCTTGAAAAACGGCAAGAAAATCTCGGCAGCCGGTAAGAAGGTGGTCGTGATCGGCGGAGGCGATACCGGCACTGACTGTATCGCCACCAGTCTGAGACATGGATGCACAGCGCTGGTCAATTTTGAACTGTTAGATCGACCACCCGACGATCGCGCCGGCGACAATCCCTGGCCTCAATGGCCGCGCATCTTCCGCGTCGATTACGGACACGAAGAATCCGAAGCCAAATTTGGTCGCGATCCGCGCGAGTATTGCGTGTTGAGCAAAGAATTTTTGGATGATGGTCAAGGAAACGTTAAGGGTATTCGAGCTGTCCGCGTGCAATGGACCAAAGATGCGAATGGTCGCATGCAAATGTCCGAAGTGCCTGGGTCGGAACAAGTGTTTGAAGCTGACCTGGTGTTGTTGGCCATGGGATTCTTAGGCCCAGAACAGTACGTTGCCGAAGCGCTCGGAATCCAAGTTGATTCTCGCAGCAACTATGCGGCTGAACATGGTCGGTTTGCGACCAATGTGCCTGGCGTCTATGCGGCTGGCGATTGTCGTCGCGGACAGTCGTTGGTCGTGTGGGCCATCAACGAGGGTCGTGGTGCCGCGCGAGCCATTGATATTTACCTGCGGGGTTCCAGTCAATTGCCCGCACCGGGTATTACTCAAGGTAGCGCCGCAGCCGTCGCCTGGCAGTAA